The sequence below is a genomic window from Chryseobacterium foetidum.
CTGTTGCTTTTTTATCTTTTACGATTGCATTTATTTTCTTGTCTAAAACCGATTGCTGTGCACAGAAAAATGCAGAAATCAGGAGGAATAGTAAGCTTATTTTTTTCATATAAAGTCGTGTTGTTTTTTTCTTAATTGGATTGTGTTTCATATTCAACAGATTGCTTCGTTCCTCGCAATGATGTTAACTACGAAATCAATTCCATAATCTCCAAAGCCACTTTCAAAGCTTCAGTCCCATCTTCCAAAGAAACTTCTACATTTTTCTCCTGAAGAATGGCATCTGCAAACGAATTCAATTCATCCAAAATGGCATTATTCGCCTGAATATTAGGATATTCAAATAAAATCTGATTCTTTTCACCTTCAGCATTTTCAATAATCATATCGAAAGGTGTTGGGTTTTCCGGCGCTTCTTTCATTCGGATAACTTCGGCCTTTTTTTCCAAGAAATCTACAGAAATATAAGCATCTTTCTGGAAAAAACGGCTTTTTCGCATGGCTTTCATTGAAATTCTGGAAGTCGTTAAATTGGCAACACAACCGTTTTCAAATTCAATTCTCGCATTTGTAATATCTGGACTTTTACTCACCACACAGACACCGCTTGCGTGAATATTTTTCACTTTGGATTTCACCACACTCAACAAAATATCAAGATCGTGAATCATTAAATCCAAAACTACAGAAACATCGGTTCCACGCGGATTAAACTCTGCCAAACGGTGAATTTCAATAAACATCGGATCCTGAATATAATCTTTCGCACCAATGAACGCAGGATTATATCTTTCAACATGTCCAACCTGTGCTTTGATCCCGTTCTCACGGCATTTTCTCACGATTTCTTCGGCCTGTTCCAACGTTTGAGTCACCGGTTTTTCAATGAAGAAATGAAGTCCTTTTTCAATTGCTTTTAAAGCATAATCGTAATGATAAAGCGTCGGCGTCACAATGTCCAGCATCTCAATCTGATCCAGCAACTCATCAAAATTTTCAAAATATCTGTACCCGAATTCGGCTTCAAGTTTTCTGCCGTTTTCTGCATCCTTATCGTGAAAACCAACAAATTCATATTTATCTGACTGATTAAGAAGCCTCAAATGGATTTTTCCCAAATGACCTGCACCTACCAAACCTGCTTTTAACATAGCTGTATTAAATTTTTGTAAATATAAAGCTTAATTTGAAATTTGAGGTTTGAAAATTTGAGATTCGGGGTGCGGGGTGCGAGGTTCGGGATGCGAGATGCGAGATGCGGGGTTTGAGATTCGGGATTTGTTGTTCGGGGGTTTATTTAATTTTAATATTTGATGGTTATGTAGATTTTTTGAAAATTGAATCATGGAAAGTATTGGTTTAATTTTTATTATATCACGGTAAGATTTCAAATCTCAAACTTCAAATTTCAAATTGAAAATTGTATCATGAAAAGTATTGGTTTAATTTTAATAAAATCACGGCAAAATTTCAAATCTCAAACTTCAAATCTCAAATCAATTCCTTATTTTTGCTCTATGCAGGATTCATTTGTACATAAGGGAAAGAGAAGGAATTTGGTAGATTATCTCAGACGCAGCATCGGGATTTCTGATGAAAATGTTCTCGCTGCCATCAATCACGTTCCCAGACATCTTTTTATTGAAAGTATTTTTGAAGATTACGCCTACGAAGACCGCGCTTTTCCTATCGCTGCACACCAGACGATTTCGCATCCTTCCACGGTAGCAGAGCAGTCTGAACTTCTGGAGGTAAAGGAAGGAGAAAAAGTTCTGGAAATCGGAACCGGTTGCGGTTACCAGACTGCAGTTTTAATCGCTATGAAAGCCTTGGTTTACACCGTTGAAAGACAGAAAGATCTTTTTGATTTTTCTAAAAAGAAACTGAGGGAAATGAATCTCTACCCTAAATTTCAAAGTTTCGGAGATGGTTTTGCCGGACTACCGACTTTTGCTCCTTTCGACAAAATTATCGTGACTTGCGGCGCTTCAGTTTTGCCTACGGAATTATTGAAACAGCTGAAAGTGGGTGGCAAAATGGTGATTCCGTTGGGGCCGACCGATCAGCAGGTTTTGTACAGATTTACCAAAATTTCTCCCACGGAATTTGAAAAAGAAGAATTCGGTGCCTATAAATTTGTTCCGATGCTGAATAATACCAATCAATAAATATGATTAATCCTGATATTCTTGATTACATTGAAAAACAGTCAGGTTCAGACAAAGAAATCTGCGATATACTTTCAAAAATAATTGATGCGGAACTGAATGATGCAGAAAATAAAATCTGGCATTCTCATCCCGTTTGGTTTCTGGAGGAAAATCCGATTGTAGGTTTCAGCAGACAGAAAAAAGGAATCCGTCTGATGTTTTGGAGCGGAAAATCTTTTCAGGAAGAAAAACTGAATGTAGAAGGCGATAAATTTCAGGATGCTTCAATATTTTTCAATGATAAAACTGAGATTAACGAAGTTGATTTGAAGCGATGGCTTAAAAAATCTGTAGAAATACAGTGGGACTATAAAAATTTAGTTAAAAGAAAGGGCGAATTGATTAAACTTAAGGGCTAAATTTCCGGCGTTCGGAATGATAATTGAATTTAAAAGTACTTTAAAAACAATTTAAATTAACACTAACACACCTCATTTTTATATAGTGAGGTTTTTTATTTGAATAAAAAGATAGATCTTATGAAAGTATTTGTAAACAAAAGAATTCCGGAAGTTGGAATGAAGATAATGAAAGAAAATGGTCTTGATGTTTTCGTCCCTGAAAACGACAATCTTTCCCATGAAGAATGGCTGAAATATTGTCAGGAAAGTGATCTGATTCTGAATGTGGGTTTTCATAAATTCGATAAAGATTTTTTCGAACAATGCCCAAACTTAAAAGCTATTGCTCTTTTTTCAGTAGGTTTTGATCACGTTGATATTAAAGAAGCTACATCAAGAAAAATTCCTGTTGGAAACACACCGGATGTTTTAAGTGCAGCAACGGCAGATACTGCGTTTCTTTTAATGCAATCGGTAGCACGCAGATCAAGCTTTTATTTTGAAAGAGTAAAAAACGGCGAGTGGGGAGATTTCGATCCTCTTTTTGCACTGGGTCAGGAACTTACAGGGAAAACTTTGGGAATTTTCGGTTTGGGAAGAATTGGTTTTGAAATGGCTAAAAAAGCGAAATATGCTTTCGGAATGAATATCATTTACCATAACAGAAATCACAACGAAGAAGCGGAAAAAGAGCTCGATGCTAAATACGTTTCGTTTGATGAACTGGTGGCTCAGTCTGATGTGCTGTCCATCCATGCAAATTTCAAACCTGAACAAAGCGAACTTTTTAATGCTGAAGTTTTTAAAAACATGAAGCCTAATGCAATTTTTATCAATACAGCGAGAGGAGGATTTCAGAATGAGCACGATTTGTACGAAGCCCTGATCAACAAAGAAATCTGGGGAGCCGGTTTGGATGTCACCAATCCAGAACCCATGAATAAAGAAAATCTTTTGCTCGGCCTATCCACCGTCTGTGTACTCCCACACATCGGTTCGGCAACCGAAGAAGCCCGAAACGGAATGGCAAAAATGGCCGCCGAAAATCTGGTCGCCATCTCAAAAGGAGAAAAAATGCCAACCTGTGCGAATGAGGAAGTGTACGGGTGAGATTTGAGATTTGAGATTTGAGATTTGAGATTTGAGATTTGAGATTTGAGATTTATCAACAACTTTTTTCTCAAGCACTTATTGTGTGAAGCAAAAACTTGAACATATTAAACTTGGATCATTTTACTTTCCCTGACTCTTAATCCTACTTGCCTCTTTCTACTTTTTACTTGGCTCTTTCATAATTGGACTCATTTTTGTCTTATCCGAAACATCACAAAAAATAATATTATGATTACAGAAGACAATGCCGCAGAGCAAGAAAGAAAGCTGGATGAGATGGATTACAATCCGGGTGAAGATATTTTCAACAGGGAAGAGCACATCCCTTTGGATGGAGACGGAAACCCAATTTTAAATCCCGGCCATGTAAATGATGGAATGCCTTACGGACTGGATATTCCGGGAGCGGAAGATGACGACAATTTTGAACAGATTACCGATCAGTTACCCGCAGAAGAAGACGATGTTTACAATATCGCTGATGATGAAGAAGACCAGTTTGAAGACGAAGATGATCTGATCGATGACATGGAAAATGAAGAGGAGGATGAGAATTATGAAAACGAAGATAGGGAAGATGATATTGATAATTAAATCAATATAAAATTACAAATTCTACATAAGCAAAAACAAAGGCTGTCTCAATAGGGACAGCTTTTCTTATGTTAATTCATTTTTAAATAATTATAAATAAATATTTATGAATATGGTATTAATATTTTAAAAGTTATAAATTTGCAAAATATTTAAACATAACCAAGTTTAATTAGAAAATAACTAAATATTTATTTTTAATGAAAAGAATTTTACAAATTATTTATTTTTTCATCAGTTTTACAGTTTATTCGCAAAACAACTTAAATGTTTTAATAAAAGACAATTCAGGAAACGAAAATTTTCATGTGACCTGTACGAATGATTTAAATACAAACGGATGTATAGCCCTGCACGCAGAATATCCTACGATAAAACAGACGACAACATACAATCTTACGCAAGGCACTTACACTCCTGCGATTGCATTAAATGCGGGAACATCAGTCAATGCGAATTTTGATGATGCTTTTACCTCAGCAATCAATTTACCATTTACATTCTGTTTTTTCAATCAGAATTTTAATGCTTTGGTGATTGGCTCCAACGGAATGATCACTTTCGACGCCTCTCAGGCAGGTAAAATCAATTTCCCGAATGTTAACTGGCAAAATCCAAACACTTCACTTCCGAAAAATTCAATTTTCGGAGTTTATCACGATATGGTTTTTTCGGCTGCCGATCAGTCTGAAATTTA
It includes:
- a CDS encoding 2-hydroxyacid dehydrogenase, with the protein product MKVFVNKRIPEVGMKIMKENGLDVFVPENDNLSHEEWLKYCQESDLILNVGFHKFDKDFFEQCPNLKAIALFSVGFDHVDIKEATSRKIPVGNTPDVLSAATADTAFLLMQSVARRSSFYFERVKNGEWGDFDPLFALGQELTGKTLGIFGLGRIGFEMAKKAKYAFGMNIIYHNRNHNEEAEKELDAKYVSFDELVAQSDVLSIHANFKPEQSELFNAEVFKNMKPNAIFINTARGGFQNEHDLYEALINKEIWGAGLDVTNPEPMNKENLLLGLSTVCVLPHIGSATEEARNGMAKMAAENLVAISKGEKMPTCANEEVYG
- a CDS encoding DUF1801 domain-containing protein, giving the protein MINPDILDYIEKQSGSDKEICDILSKIIDAELNDAENKIWHSHPVWFLEENPIVGFSRQKKGIRLMFWSGKSFQEEKLNVEGDKFQDASIFFNDKTEINEVDLKRWLKKSVEIQWDYKNLVKRKGELIKLKG
- a CDS encoding Gfo/Idh/MocA family protein, producing MLKAGLVGAGHLGKIHLRLLNQSDKYEFVGFHDKDAENGRKLEAEFGYRYFENFDELLDQIEMLDIVTPTLYHYDYALKAIEKGLHFFIEKPVTQTLEQAEEIVRKCRENGIKAQVGHVERYNPAFIGAKDYIQDPMFIEIHRLAEFNPRGTDVSVVLDLMIHDLDILLSVVKSKVKNIHASGVCVVSKSPDITNARIEFENGCVANLTTSRISMKAMRKSRFFQKDAYISVDFLEKKAEVIRMKEAPENPTPFDMIIENAEGEKNQILFEYPNIQANNAILDELNSFADAILQEKNVEVSLEDGTEALKVALEIMELIS
- a CDS encoding protein-L-isoaspartate(D-aspartate) O-methyltransferase, translating into MQDSFVHKGKRRNLVDYLRRSIGISDENVLAAINHVPRHLFIESIFEDYAYEDRAFPIAAHQTISHPSTVAEQSELLEVKEGEKVLEIGTGCGYQTAVLIAMKALVYTVERQKDLFDFSKKKLREMNLYPKFQSFGDGFAGLPTFAPFDKIIVTCGASVLPTELLKQLKVGGKMVIPLGPTDQQVLYRFTKISPTEFEKEEFGAYKFVPMLNNTNQ